A window of the Flavobacterium sangjuense genome harbors these coding sequences:
- a CDS encoding 3-hydroxyacyl-CoA dehydrogenase/enoyl-CoA hydratase family protein — translation MKRTIKKVAVVGSGIMGSGIACHFANIGLEVLLLDIVPNALTEIEEKKGLTLESKAVRNRIVNEHLANALKSNPSPIYSQKFASRITTGNTTDDIAKIANYDWIIEVVVERLDIKKLVFEQIDKFRKPGTLVTSNTSGIPIKFMSDGRSEDFQKHFCGTHFFNPARYLKLFEIIPGPHTSQEVLDFLFDYGSKYLGKTSVVAKDTPAFIGNRIGIFGIQSLFHLVKQMGLTIEEVDKLTGPVIGRPKSATFRTVDVVGLDTLVHVANGLYEGCPNDEAHDLFKLPDFINKMMENKWLGSKTGQGFYKKVDKDILSLDLDTMEYRPAKKASFATLELTKTIDKPIDRFRVLVKGKDKAGDFYRKNFAAMFAYCSNRVPEITDDFYKIDDAMKAGFGWENGPFEIWDAIGVQKGIELMDAEGLKPAAWVNEMFTSGNTSFYTVKEGNTYYYNITTKSQTKVPGQDSFIILNNIRESKKVWSNSGAVLHDLGDGILNLEFQSKMNTIGGDVLVGINKAIDIAEKEYSGLVIGNQGANFSVGANIGMIFMMAVEQEYEELNMAIKMFQDTMMRVRYSSIPVIVAPHGMTLGGGCEMTLHADKVVAAAESYIGLVEFGVGVIPGGGGSKEMALRASDLFRKNDVELNVLQEYFLAVAMAKVSTSAYEAFDTGVLQKGKDIIVVNKDRQIAEAKKHALLMAEAGYTQPIRRTDVKVLGKQALGMFLVGTDQMVAGKYISEHDQKIANKLAYVMAGGDLSEPTLVSEQYLLDIEREAFLSLCTERKTLERIQFMLTKGKPLRN, via the coding sequence ATGAAAAGAACAATCAAAAAAGTGGCAGTAGTCGGATCCGGAATCATGGGTTCAGGGATTGCTTGTCATTTTGCTAACATCGGTTTGGAAGTATTGCTTTTGGATATCGTTCCGAATGCGCTAACTGAAATCGAAGAAAAAAAAGGATTAACGCTCGAGAGTAAAGCCGTTCGCAATCGTATTGTGAATGAGCATTTAGCCAATGCGTTGAAGTCGAACCCATCTCCTATTTACAGTCAGAAGTTTGCCAGTAGAATTACTACCGGGAATACTACGGATGACATAGCTAAAATAGCCAACTACGATTGGATTATCGAAGTGGTCGTAGAGCGTTTGGACATCAAGAAATTGGTATTTGAACAAATAGACAAATTCAGAAAACCGGGAACCTTAGTGACTTCAAACACTTCGGGTATTCCAATTAAGTTTATGAGCGACGGTCGCAGCGAAGATTTCCAAAAGCATTTCTGTGGCACGCACTTCTTCAATCCTGCCCGTTATTTAAAGTTATTTGAAATCATTCCGGGTCCACATACTTCGCAGGAAGTATTGGATTTCCTGTTTGATTACGGTTCAAAATATTTGGGTAAAACTTCGGTCGTAGCCAAAGATACTCCGGCGTTTATTGGTAACCGTATCGGAATCTTCGGAATCCAGAGTTTGTTTCATTTGGTAAAACAAATGGGCTTAACCATTGAAGAAGTGGATAAGTTAACCGGACCTGTTATTGGCCGACCAAAATCAGCTACGTTCAGAACCGTTGATGTGGTTGGTTTGGATACGTTGGTTCATGTGGCAAACGGTTTGTATGAAGGCTGCCCAAATGATGAAGCGCATGATTTATTCAAACTTCCGGATTTCATCAACAAAATGATGGAAAACAAATGGCTGGGAAGCAAAACCGGACAAGGTTTCTACAAAAAAGTAGATAAAGATATCTTGTCTTTGGATTTAGATACGATGGAATATCGCCCGGCAAAAAAAGCCTCTTTCGCTACATTGGAATTGACAAAAACGATTGACAAACCAATTGACCGATTTAGAGTTTTAGTAAAGGGAAAAGACAAAGCAGGTGATTTCTACAGAAAGAATTTTGCTGCGATGTTTGCCTATTGCTCTAACCGTGTTCCCGAAATCACAGACGATTTCTACAAAATTGACGATGCTATGAAAGCCGGTTTCGGTTGGGAAAACGGACCATTTGAAATATGGGATGCCATCGGTGTCCAAAAAGGAATTGAATTAATGGATGCCGAAGGATTAAAACCGGCAGCCTGGGTAAACGAAATGTTCACTTCAGGTAATACCAGCTTTTATACTGTAAAAGAAGGAAATACGTATTACTATAACATCACAACAAAATCGCAAACTAAAGTTCCGGGACAAGACAGTTTCATTATCCTGAACAACATCCGCGAAAGCAAAAAAGTGTGGAGCAACAGCGGTGCTGTATTGCACGACTTAGGAGACGGAATCCTGAATTTAGAATTCCAATCTAAAATGAATACGATTGGTGGTGACGTTTTAGTCGGAATCAACAAAGCAATCGACATCGCCGAAAAAGAGTACAGCGGATTGGTTATCGGAAATCAGGGAGCCAATTTCTCTGTCGGTGCCAATATTGGAATGATTTTCATGATGGCGGTTGAACAGGAATACGAAGAACTAAACATGGCAATCAAAATGTTCCAGGACACGATGATGCGTGTGCGTTATTCATCAATCCCTGTAATTGTTGCGCCTCACGGAATGACCTTAGGTGGCGGTTGCGAAATGACCTTACACGCTGATAAAGTGGTTGCTGCAGCCGAAAGCTATATCGGTTTGGTGGAGTTTGGTGTAGGTGTAATTCCCGGCGGCGGTGGTTCTAAAGAAATGGCATTGCGTGCTTCTGATTTATTCCGGAAGAATGATGTGGAGTTGAATGTGTTGCAGGAATATTTCTTAGCCGTAGCTATGGCAAAAGTATCAACTTCAGCTTATGAAGCCTTTGATACCGGAGTTTTACAAAAAGGAAAAGACATCATCGTAGTCAACAAAGACAGACAAATTGCAGAAGCTAAAAAACACGCATTGCTAATGGCTGAAGCGGGTTATACCCAACCTATTAGAAGAACGGATGTAAAAGTGCTGGGCAAACAAGCATTGGGAATGTTCTTGGTTGGAACCGACCAAATGGTAGCCGGTAAATACATTTCGGAACACGACCAAAAGATTGCTAATAAGTTAGCTTACGTAATGGCTGGTGGTGATTTATCAGAACCAACCTTGGTATCAGAACAATACTTATTGGATATTGAAAGAGAAGCATTCTTGAGTTTATGTACAGAACGTAAGACTTTGGAAAGAATCCAATTCATGCTAACCAAAGGGAAACCATTACGCAACTAA
- a CDS encoding acetyl-CoA C-acyltransferase: MKTAYIVKAYRTAVGKAPKGVFRFKRPDELAAETIQFMMNELPDFDKTRIDDVMVGNAMPEAEQGLNVARLISLMGLKVTDVPGVTVNRYCASGLETIAMATAKIQSGMADCIIAGGAESMSFIPMGGYKPTPDYAVAAEGHEDYYWGMGLTAEAVAKKFNVSREDQDAFALNSHLKAIKAQAEGKFDKQIVPITIDQTFINENGKKETKSYTVTKDEGPRADTNLEALAKLKPVFAADGSVTAGSSSQMSDGAAFVLVMSEDMVKELNLTPIARMVSYAAAGVEPRIMGIGPVKAIPKALAQAGLKLNDINLIELNEAFASQALAVTRELGLNPDIINVNGGAIALGHPLGCTGAKLSVQLFDEMKRRGDKYGIVSMCVGTGQGAAGVYELL; the protein is encoded by the coding sequence ATGAAAACAGCATATATAGTTAAAGCCTATCGAACCGCAGTAGGAAAAGCACCAAAAGGAGTTTTTCGTTTCAAGCGTCCCGACGAATTGGCTGCAGAAACCATACAGTTTATGATGAATGAACTGCCTGATTTCGACAAAACAAGAATCGACGATGTCATGGTGGGTAACGCCATGCCTGAAGCCGAACAAGGATTAAATGTAGCGCGTTTGATTTCGTTAATGGGATTAAAAGTAACCGATGTTCCGGGTGTAACGGTAAACCGTTATTGCGCTTCGGGATTGGAAACGATTGCCATGGCAACGGCTAAAATCCAAAGTGGCATGGCTGACTGCATCATCGCCGGTGGAGCCGAAAGCATGAGCTTTATTCCGATGGGTGGTTACAAACCAACTCCCGATTATGCAGTCGCAGCCGAAGGTCATGAAGATTACTACTGGGGAATGGGATTGACTGCGGAAGCGGTTGCCAAAAAATTCAATGTGTCACGTGAAGATCAGGATGCGTTTGCATTGAACTCACATCTAAAAGCTATTAAGGCACAAGCCGAAGGTAAATTCGACAAACAAATTGTTCCGATTACCATCGACCAAACATTCATAAATGAAAATGGTAAAAAGGAAACCAAGTCCTATACAGTAACCAAAGATGAAGGTCCAAGAGCAGACACCAATTTAGAAGCTTTAGCAAAGCTGAAACCGGTATTCGCGGCAGATGGTAGTGTTACGGCAGGAAGCTCTTCCCAAATGAGTGATGGTGCCGCTTTTGTATTAGTCATGAGCGAAGACATGGTAAAAGAACTAAACCTCACTCCTATTGCGCGCATGGTTAGCTATGCCGCAGCGGGTGTTGAACCAAGAATCATGGGAATTGGTCCGGTGAAAGCTATTCCGAAAGCATTGGCACAAGCTGGTTTAAAACTAAACGACATCAATTTAATTGAACTAAACGAAGCTTTTGCTTCACAAGCTTTAGCGGTTACAAGAGAATTAGGATTAAATCCGGATATTATCAATGTAAATGGTGGTGCGATTGCTTTAGGTCATCCACTAGGTTGTACCGGAGCAAAATTATCAGTGCAATTATTTGACGAAATGAAACGCCGTGGCGATAAATATGGAATCGTTTCTATGTGCGTCGGAACCGGACAAGGTGCGGCAGGAGTTTACGAATTATTATAA
- a CDS encoding acyl-CoA dehydrogenase family protein — MSDITRGGQFLVKETKCEDVFTPEDFSEEQIMMRDSVKEFVDKEIWPNKNRFEAKDYAFTEEVMKKAGDMGFLSVAVPEAYGGMGMGFVDTCLVCDYISGATGSFSTAFGAHTGIGTMPITLYGTEEQKQKYVPKLASGEWFGAYCLTEPGAGSDANSGKTKAVLSPDGKYYSITGGKMWISNAGFCSLFIVFARIEDDKNITGFIIENDPSNGITMNEEEHKLGIRASSTRQVFFADTKVPVENMLAGRGEGFKIAMNALNVGRIKLAAACLDAQRRVTSNAVNYANERIQFNVPISSFGAIRYKLAEMAASAYAGESATYRAAKDIETRIKLREAEGASHHEAELKGVEEFAIECSILKVAVSEDVQNCADEGIQIYGGMGFSEDTPMESAWRDARIARIYEGTNEINRMLSVGMLIKKAMKGHVDLLGPASKVQEELMGIPSFDTPDYSELFSEEKELIGKLKKAFLMVAGGAVQKYGPDLDAHQQLLTAAADILIEIYMAESTILRTEKLAKKEGEANVKEQIAMAKLYLYKAVDVVTQKGKESIISFAEGDEQRMMLMGLRRFTKYTNMPNIVGLRETITTKLVAENSYCF, encoded by the coding sequence ATGAGCGATATAACTCGTGGAGGACAATTCCTCGTAAAAGAAACAAAATGTGAAGACGTTTTCACACCGGAAGATTTCTCAGAAGAGCAAATCATGATGCGTGATTCTGTTAAGGAATTCGTTGACAAAGAAATCTGGCCAAACAAAAATCGCTTTGAGGCAAAAGATTATGCATTCACTGAAGAAGTGATGAAAAAAGCCGGTGACATGGGATTCCTTAGCGTTGCTGTTCCTGAAGCTTATGGCGGAATGGGAATGGGATTCGTGGATACGTGTCTTGTTTGCGACTATATTTCGGGAGCAACGGGTTCGTTTTCGACAGCTTTTGGAGCGCACACCGGAATTGGAACGATGCCAATCACCTTATACGGAACGGAAGAACAAAAACAAAAATACGTACCTAAATTAGCTTCAGGCGAATGGTTTGGTGCGTATTGCTTAACAGAACCAGGTGCAGGCTCTGATGCCAACTCAGGAAAAACAAAAGCAGTTTTATCTCCTGATGGAAAATATTACAGCATTACAGGAGGAAAAATGTGGATATCCAATGCAGGTTTCTGCTCTTTATTCATCGTGTTTGCCCGAATCGAAGATGATAAAAACATCACTGGCTTTATTATAGAAAATGATCCAAGTAACGGAATCACTATGAATGAAGAAGAGCACAAACTCGGAATCCGAGCCTCCTCTACACGTCAGGTTTTCTTTGCTGATACTAAAGTTCCGGTTGAAAACATGCTGGCCGGTCGTGGTGAAGGTTTTAAAATTGCTATGAATGCGTTAAATGTTGGTCGTATCAAATTGGCTGCCGCCTGTTTGGATGCCCAACGTCGTGTGACTTCCAATGCGGTGAATTATGCTAACGAAAGAATTCAGTTTAATGTTCCGATTTCAAGTTTTGGAGCTATAAGATATAAATTAGCCGAAATGGCTGCTTCGGCTTATGCCGGAGAAAGTGCCACGTATCGTGCTGCCAAAGACATTGAAACCCGTATCAAATTACGAGAAGCCGAAGGAGCTTCACATCACGAAGCGGAATTGAAAGGTGTGGAAGAATTCGCCATTGAGTGTTCAATCCTAAAAGTAGCCGTTTCTGAAGATGTTCAGAACTGTGCTGACGAAGGAATTCAAATCTATGGCGGAATGGGATTCTCAGAAGATACACCGATGGAAAGTGCCTGGCGTGATGCGCGTATTGCGCGTATTTATGAAGGCACAAACGAAATCAACCGAATGTTATCGGTTGGAATGCTAATCAAAAAAGCGATGAAAGGCCACGTTGATTTACTTGGACCAGCATCGAAAGTACAGGAAGAATTAATGGGCATTCCGTCATTTGACACACCAGATTACTCAGAATTATTTTCAGAAGAAAAAGAACTTATCGGCAAATTGAAAAAAGCATTCCTTATGGTTGCTGGCGGTGCCGTTCAAAAATACGGTCCTGATTTAGATGCACACCAACAGTTATTAACCGCCGCCGCCGATATTTTAATAGAAATCTATATGGCCGAAAGTACCATTTTGCGTACAGAGAAGCTGGCTAAAAAAGAAGGTGAAGCCAACGTTAAAGAGCAAATCGCCATGGCCAAATTATACTTATATAAAGCCGTAGATGTAGTTACCCAAAAAGGAAAAGAAAGCATTATCTCTTTTGCCGAAGGCGATGAACAACGCATGATGCTAATGGGATTACGTCGTTTTACAAAATATACCAACATGCCTAATATTGTGGGATTGAGAGAAACAATCACAACAAAATTAGTGGCGGAAAATAGTTATTGTTTTTAG
- a CDS encoding DUF885 domain-containing protein has translation MKYTTKFISLLLLVFCLLGTKSMAQNTVKNEALHQLFENYYQERLKLFPLEATSSGDERYNNLLPNDGSQAFLKETHDLNTKYQKSLNNFKPDQLNAEDKISYYILKDVLARELEAEQFHRERMPFAQFFALPLTMGQLGNGKGNQPFKTVKDYENWLERIDAFTVYADTTIANFRKGIKSGMVLPKALVVKMVPQYTSLAEKDPAKNVFYGPINNFPVTFTTEEKARLTKAYTEAINTKLIPAYQRMCDFFAGEYMNAARSTSGISALPNGDAFYRYNIYFFTTQRTKPEDVHQTGLKEVKRITGEMERLKDKIGFKGTLKELFNFMQTDKQFMPFKTNKEVLDANGAVLEKVKPYLSKYFSMEPKTPFEMREVEAFRAAAAAPQYNRSSADGKRPGIYYFPIVDPTKVNVTNFALEATFIHEAIPGHHYQISLMQENKSLPSFRRFANFPVFSEGWALYVESLGDILGCYTDPYQKMGAYGMEIHRAIRLVVDTGLHTGMMTREDAIKYMMDNEAIAEKTATAEIERYMAMPGQALAYKTGELKIKELRDKYQKQLGNKFSLRNFHDALLQGGSMPLNVLEMYMAEWVKTQ, from the coding sequence ATGAAGTACACTACAAAGTTCATCTCACTGCTCCTACTCGTTTTTTGTTTATTGGGTACCAAATCAATGGCACAAAACACTGTTAAGAACGAAGCGCTTCATCAGTTATTTGAAAACTACTATCAGGAAAGGCTTAAACTATTTCCTCTCGAAGCAACTTCAAGCGGTGACGAACGTTATAACAATTTGCTTCCAAACGACGGAAGCCAGGCATTTCTAAAAGAAACACATGATTTGAATACCAAATACCAGAAAAGTTTAAATAATTTCAAGCCTGACCAGCTAAATGCAGAGGACAAAATCTCCTATTACATTTTGAAAGATGTACTCGCCAGAGAATTAGAAGCCGAGCAATTCCACAGAGAGAGAATGCCTTTTGCACAATTTTTTGCCTTGCCGCTAACGATGGGACAATTGGGAAATGGCAAAGGCAACCAACCATTCAAAACGGTAAAAGATTATGAAAACTGGCTGGAGCGTATCGATGCTTTCACGGTTTACGCAGATACGACAATTGCCAATTTCAGAAAAGGAATCAAATCAGGTATGGTTTTGCCAAAAGCCTTGGTGGTCAAAATGGTTCCTCAGTACACAAGCTTAGCAGAGAAAGACCCTGCAAAAAATGTCTTTTACGGACCGATAAACAATTTCCCAGTAACGTTTACTACTGAAGAAAAAGCGAGATTAACAAAAGCGTATACAGAAGCCATCAACACCAAATTAATTCCGGCCTATCAAAGAATGTGCGATTTTTTTGCGGGCGAATATATGAATGCGGCTCGCTCCACTAGCGGTATTTCCGCTTTGCCAAATGGTGATGCCTTTTATCGCTATAATATCTATTTCTTCACTACGCAACGCACAAAACCTGAAGACGTGCACCAAACCGGATTAAAAGAGGTTAAAAGAATCACAGGTGAAATGGAAAGATTAAAGGATAAAATAGGATTCAAAGGCACACTCAAAGAACTCTTCAACTTTATGCAGACAGACAAACAGTTCATGCCTTTTAAAACCAATAAGGAAGTATTGGATGCCAATGGTGCTGTGCTCGAAAAAGTTAAGCCCTATTTGAGCAAATATTTTAGCATGGAGCCAAAAACACCTTTTGAAATGAGAGAAGTTGAGGCGTTTAGAGCCGCTGCTGCAGCGCCACAATACAACCGCAGTTCCGCTGATGGGAAACGCCCAGGCATTTATTATTTCCCAATTGTTGACCCGACTAAAGTTAACGTAACCAACTTTGCGCTTGAGGCAACTTTCATCCACGAAGCCATTCCAGGACATCATTATCAGATATCATTAATGCAGGAAAATAAGTCCTTACCATCATTTAGACGCTTTGCCAACTTCCCGGTTTTCTCAGAAGGTTGGGCATTGTATGTGGAATCATTGGGTGATATACTGGGTTGTTATACTGATCCTTATCAAAAAATGGGTGCCTATGGTATGGAAATTCACAGAGCCATTCGTTTAGTGGTCGATACCGGTTTACATACAGGAATGATGACTCGTGAAGATGCCATTAAATATATGATGGACAACGAAGCCATAGCAGAAAAAACAGCAACTGCAGAAATTGAACGCTATATGGCTATGCCAGGTCAGGCGTTAGCCTATAAAACAGGTGAATTAAAAATCAAAGAACTTCGTGATAAATATCAAAAACAATTGGGTAACAAATTCAGCCTGCGCAACTTTCATGATGCTTTACTGCAAGGCGGAAGTATGCCGCTAAATGTATTAGAAATGTATATGGCCGAATGGGTAAAAACACAATAA